A DNA window from Argopecten irradians isolate NY chromosome 10, Ai_NY, whole genome shotgun sequence contains the following coding sequences:
- the LOC138332621 gene encoding uncharacterized protein has translation MACVNASGERMPPMLVVRGKTTKSLYGFNCDEAPPNTVWTYQECAWMNDEAAENSFENVFLKNCGPERPQLLLLDGHGSHESITLSELAQRKHCNIRFSPHTIHLLQPLAVFGPINKQYNSICSEFLSSAAFNIVNDWTFPGIFRQAWYLGVTKENIVSGFRGCGISPLNREAIPVSAYLPSDPFDKPFHDRRANEN, from the coding sequence ATGGCATGTGTCAACGCCTCCGGAGAGAGAATGCCGCCCATGCTCGTAGTACGGGGAAAGACAACCAAGTCTCTCTACGGCTTCAATTGTGACGAGGCTCCGCCAAACACTGTTTGGACATACCAAGAATGTGCTTGGATGAACGATGAAGCTGCAGAAAATTCGTTTGAAAATGTGTTCCTGAAGAACTGTGGTCCTGAAAGGCCACAGTTACTTCTTCTTGACGGCCATGGCTCCCATGAGTCTATTACCCTTTCAGAGCTGGCCCAGAGAAAACATTGTAATATTAGATTTTCGCCACATACGATCCACCTTCTCCAGCCGCTAGCAGTCTTCGGACCAATTAATAAGCAATACAATAGTATTTGCTCAGAGTTTCTTAGCTCTGCAGCTTTCAACATTGTGAACGATTGGACATTCCCTGGCATATTTCGTCAGGCGTGGTATCTTGGCGTAACCAAGGAAAACATTGTAAGTGGGTTCAGAGGTTGTGGGATTTCCCCATTGAACCGTGAAGCCATCCCTGTATCGGCGTACCTTCCGTCTGACCCTTTTGATAAGCCATTCCATGACAGAAGAGCCAATGAGAATTAG